Within Montipora foliosa isolate CH-2021 chromosome 3, ASM3666993v2, whole genome shotgun sequence, the genomic segment tttaattttttaGCCTGACCTGTTTCTTatgtgaggggggggggggggggtctaaaatcaaatttttagcCTGACAGATTCCTAAATTCTAgtttcttatatgcgggtgctTACTGTATTTCAAACTAGGAGTATCCTATCCTAGGAAAAAACTAGGGTATAGCTGACATTTCTAAACCAGCAATCACTGTGTGTCGGGTTTTAAACCACTCATCTCTGCGCTGCTCCCAACTCGACAGTCCTGGTGAGAAGtctttctttttgtatttcCCCAGTAAAAAAAAAGGCGCCCCACTGCTCCTCGCTTGCATAAGAGTGTAAAAGCCATAAATCTCACGGGCAGAAAAATTTAATCAGCAAACAGCCaccttttttttcgttgacagGGATAAAGGAGGTATAGAAAGATTACTGTTTTAAGTTGTATAGTCGGAGTCACAAATCAGTTGACTTTGGACATTGTGATAAAAGCTTGGAATTTCAATATGACAAAAGTCAACGTATTTGTAACTCCTACTGTACCACTCAGGGTTCATTGATGGGAGGCTCCAAATAATTTCTCTTCTGCGCCAAACCTGTACCAGACCCAAAACCAGACCGAAAAGTGCAAAGATATGGCACTAGGAGGGCGTACGCTTGGGTAGTGCATTTTCTGTACGCAGTACAACACTCTATACGGGATTGCAACTAGAGATGTACAAGGTGTAACGCGCACGTGGGAAGGATAGAAAACTAGTTGCTACACGACGGGCGAAAGGACAAGAGTCCCAGCTGGAGAAGAGCCCTAGGAAGGAATCGAATCTACGACCTCCATAACATCGGTCTGATGCCATATTTACATGACCCTCTAGGATTCCTGGGAGCTACAAAACTCGTCACCTTCGTTGAAACACTCATCCTCTTTTTCCTCCTCCTTCCATGTTGATTTTACGACTCCTGGCAGttgtccgaaaaaaaaaatcaaatctcacaCAACTTTTAATAGGGGGGGGAGGGCAAACGTCGGGATAAGCtgcgatcttgtaacacgatgattttAGACCATTCGATGATTCTAGACCATTCGCTAGTGTTCTGGTATTGTGGGTTTTCTTATCTAGCCCTGAactaggactctgatttttcagttgtccttttacCCGTCACCAAGCAACTGGTTTCCTACTCTGCGGGATTTAACAATCAGGACTTGTAAAACCGCAATTCATTACCCTAAACGtgttttcactttcttttttcatcGTTTTTAATGGTCAAAGTACAAAGCACCCGTTTACAAGTTATAACACTAAACCAAAACAGCAGTCTCTGAAAAACTGCGAAATGTGTTGACTATGTTGAGTCAGGCATCTACTACAAAAACAGCAGCAAAGCGTGTTCGTGATCAGCATATTAATTCCCATCACCAACTGATTGATCATTTCATTCAATCCTCAAACGTAATGGGATAAGTGACTAGACGTTTGTTATCCCAAGCGTATAGCACTCTCTCCCTTGGATTGTAATCCACCATGGAGTTGTAGCCATACTGGTTGGTGAACTTTATGTTGGGGTTCCACTGTTTTCCCGTCTTCGTGTCGTAAGCGAAGTTGATTGTGGTGGATCGGCTGTTGAAGCTGTCAATGGTGTAGACCACTCCACAAGCAACAAAGGCATTCCCCATCGAAGTCATCTTTTCTATcgtaaataattgaaaaataaaagccaCAAATTCTTCTCTGTCGTCATAAGACAACACAGCGCGATCATTTCTCATAAGAAAGTTTTCGTTTGTGAAAAAAATGTTGATTCATCACgaaaaaaaacttgaagaaaCGTGAAGTTTGTGCCAAGATAcgctttgattttttttctcagcatcATGGCTTAGGAGAAGAATATATAACAAACTTTGTTTCTTAATGTATGTTTTATGATATGATGTAAGATTGCATTTATTGTCATAGAATCGTTCGCCCGTATTTTGAAAAATAGAGTTTTTCACATTGTTACTTAACGTTAACCAGACTGAAATTATCTTTAACAACAGAACTCAAAGCTTCGTGACAAAACAACATCTGTCGACGATACATcgctgcgtagctggcggtaaTGTTGGCGCGAAGAATGGGGAGGAGCGCTGTGAaccctccccattctccgcgcggctttGCCGCTCGTCAATTTGCCTCTCTCGCCTACATAATTACAACTGTTAGGACgcacagttttcaaaaatcccGATTGCATCCATTTTAACATTCTTGAATTTCAcccatccctgcctccttttgtatttgctgtttcaTTCAAACCTTCCATCAATGTTTTAAAAGATATTAGATATTAAAAGATATTTTcacgtttcgcttgatttggctGCCAGTCGTCGAATTTAGCAAAATCAGTTTCTTGACAAAGCCTCTTGAAGGTTCGGACTACTGAATTATCCTGTATTCAGGATTTCTATTCAGAAAAATGTGGTTATACCTGTGCGTAAGGGCCAGCCATGTGTTCGGCTGTTCTTGACCACATCAACTTTACTCGCATATAGAGGATAACTGCTGCTACTGGTGCCATAAAGGACCCACAATCCTTGTTCATCCACTGCCAGGTCCATTCCGCTATATCCACCCCATTGGTAATAGGCCTTCCTTGTATAGTAGCCGCTCACACTTATTTGAGCCTCCTGTCGCTGTGTATGTAGATTGTACTTGCAAATGTAGTAGGTATTTCCTCTAGGGTGTTTGAAAGAAGTCATTTCAAATTTGACAATACTTGAAGGAATGATATTTTTCTCAATGTTGACTGGGGGATAGTTGGAAAAAAtacgagtgctcctttgcaggagtccaAGTACTAGTTCCGATGCTCAATCTTCCACTGAGCTTCAAGAGAATCATGGGAACTCGCCGGGCTATTAAACTAGGTTCATGTGACAATTGTCCTGCCATACTGCTAGGATATGAATTCGGTATCAAAATGGAGCCTTCTTTTATTTCATTAATGGTTAGCTTAGTTGTAGAGAATCCGAACTATTAATCGGAAGGTCTTAGGTTCGACTCGTGTAAAgcagcactcggattttttccaaCTATCCCCGAATCATcatttacaaaaaatatcatttctttcttcatttcaCCTACCGCGCCTACCAATTTCCATCTCAGTCATTCGTTTATAAATTAACAATACTTGTTTGCATGAAAAGGTTCGGCTTTTTCGGGTTCACCTCCAGCTTCCATTTCGATTTTTTTAATGGTAAAACTCTTCTCTGCAcgaatttgtttatttcaaagaTATggcaaactttaaaaaaattcttttttattttcttttggcaCGATTTCCTGTTGTCATTTCGCTGAACAAACAAACATAACTTGTTTACCTGTTATAGTAGAGGTATGGTCCATACACCACAGCACCTGTTCCGTCCCAGTAATAAGGCAGTGTGTACTTCTTACGCACCAAACCAGCTTTAAACTTGTCCATGTTTTCATATTCTTCTAGcacatttgcataataattctCCATAACAAATATAGTCTCAGTTCCCATGATTCCAAGCGGGTCTTTCATCCAGGCTCCCTGAGGATAATATCTTGCGTTGTGGGTCACAGGTTTACCGATCGACTTAATGTAAGAACAATTGTCTggaacaaatttttgaaaagttaaCCTTATTTTCTAATGAGCGTAAACAATTGCATACCCCCTGCCCCTTCCCCGACGTTTAAGGGACCGCCCTCGTGAACCTCTTTTTCTTATCTGTATTTAAGAATAAAGAGGCTGAAGACTGTGGGTTAAATTAATATAACAAGACGATTTAGTTTGAAGCGGATCCTTGGCTGAGTTGTTTAGTACCAGTTAATTCTCAGCACTTAGCCgatttaaataccatggaaacttaTTGATGGAGTCGGTTGGTGGCGAACATGGCGAACGACCAGCGTGCTCGAAGCTTTGGCTTCATGCTTGTTATTATTACAGGCTTCATTCTTTATTCTGGATTATTATTGACTTCAAATGGAGATATTAACATTCATGCTTTCTCTAACCTGTGGATTACGAGACAGGAATTGCACACGGAGCTAGTACTATTCTTTCAAGAACCAGCGCTTAAGTGGCAGcgaagacgccattttgaaaccaaaGGCTACTCCTGTTCAAGACTAAACCATTACCCGAATTCAACGTCAACCTTCCAGCTTACTCGTCTCCAGACAAGCGGGGATATTAACCCCAACCCGGGTCCTACAATTTTTAAGCAGCAAAACCGCAAGAGTGCTAATAATCTTAAAATTGGACATCTGAATGTTCGCTCTCTCAAGAACCGCGAGCACCTTCAACTTGTCAAACATACCATCTCGCAGAACAAGTTCGACGTGCTCACTCTATCGGAGACCTGGCTAAACAGTTCTATTACCGACCTGGAACTAGAAATCCCAGGTTACGACCTCTATCGG encodes:
- the LOC137996408 gene encoding olfactomedin-like protein 2B — its product is MFRYRPFICLLLASLAFDALGSSAVKLPSKRSLHSSRLSIKDLALELAKKHLLRMIIAEQHDLQKAKESIYILQRDNCSYIKSIGKPVTHNARYYPQGAWMKDPLGIMGTETIFVMENYYANVLEEYENMDKFKAGLVRKKYTLPYYWDGTGAVVYGPYLYYNRGNTYYICKYNLHTQRQEAQISVSGYYTRKAYYQWGGYSGMDLAVDEQGLWVLYGTSSSSYPLYASKVDVVKNSRTHGWPLRTEKMTSMGNAFVACGVVYTIDSFNSRSTTINFAYDTKTGKQWNPNIKFTNQYGYNSMVDYNPRERVLYAWDNKRLVTYPITFED